The following proteins are encoded in a genomic region of Methylococcales bacterium:
- a CDS encoding DUF1264 domain-containing protein, whose product MKLKLFISSLLLITASTYANAEVKTTAADSANTIEKIRALLSKTPREKVYNETFNPRQKEYPNHLGFNDLHIQAIRHLKPDTHDIHDPKLQTIVHHHCKAYEDSTLLCLMFHSGMKDQDKPMGFEYIITTAQFNKLPEDEKKYWHYHKIEIPRAHATFPDLTDEEAAKILPAINETYGKVIYFKQPQDDMPLGEPYVMIVQDMPEQD is encoded by the coding sequence ATGAAACTTAAATTATTTATAAGTAGTTTGCTATTAATCACAGCATCAACTTATGCGAATGCAGAAGTTAAGACGACAGCCGCAGATAGTGCGAATACCATTGAAAAAATTAGAGCGTTACTAAGCAAAACGCCTAGAGAAAAAGTTTATAATGAAACCTTTAATCCCCGTCAAAAAGAGTATCCGAATCATTTAGGCTTTAATGATTTACATATTCAAGCCATTAGACATTTAAAACCTGATACCCATGATATTCATGATCCTAAATTACAAACGATTGTGCATCATCATTGTAAAGCTTATGAAGATTCAACCTTGTTATGTTTAATGTTTCATTCGGGGATGAAAGATCAAGATAAACCGATGGGATTTGAATATATTATTACCACTGCACAATTTAATAAATTACCTGAAGATGAGAAAAAATATTGGCATTATCATAAAATAGAAATTCCTCGCGCACATGCCACTTTTCCTGATTTAACGGATGAGGAAGCGGCAAAAATTCTCCCTGCGATCAACGAAACTTACGGAAAAGTCATTTATTTTAAACAGCCTCAAGATGATATGCCTTTAGGTGAGCCGTATGTCATGATTGTTCAAGATATGCCTGAACAAGATTAA
- a CDS encoding cytochrome c peroxidase: MRFLIIIFILFVPRILLANNLLGLPSLIIPKDNLQTPEKIKLGQRLFNDKRLSADGSISCASCHHADKAFTDGLRTAKGIKGLTGTRNAPTVMNAAFYQSFFVDGRAKTLEEQALGPLTNPIEHGLKDSQAIINIVKADADYRRDFKVVFNTNEISTLHIGKAIASFERTLIGGNSKFDQYYFGRDRSQLSKSAARGLRIFRRKGNCANCHEISWNNARFTDNRFYNIGVGSKQLKPFFAMMKQGKIADSLTSLQSSELGRFSVTKIISDIGKFKTPTLRNIALTAPYMHDGSMKTLMEVIEYYDKGGNKNPFLDSAIFPLNFTVQEKQDLENFLQNLTSPIKVKVTKSN, encoded by the coding sequence ATGCGTTTTTTAATAATAATTTTTATTTTATTTGTACCAAGAATTTTATTGGCAAATAATTTATTAGGACTTCCTTCTTTAATTATACCCAAAGATAATTTACAAACGCCTGAAAAAATAAAATTAGGGCAACGTTTATTTAATGATAAACGCTTGAGTGCAGATGGATCAATTAGTTGTGCCAGTTGTCATCATGCAGATAAAGCTTTTACTGATGGTTTAAGAACGGCTAAAGGAATCAAAGGATTAACAGGCACACGTAATGCACCTACAGTGATGAATGCCGCCTTTTATCAAAGTTTTTTCGTTGATGGGCGGGCTAAAACTTTAGAAGAACAAGCCTTAGGGCCATTAACTAATCCTATTGAGCATGGGTTAAAAGACTCGCAAGCAATCATCAATATTGTAAAAGCTGATGCTGATTATCGACGTGATTTTAAAGTGGTTTTCAATACTAATGAAATTAGCACCCTTCATATTGGAAAAGCGATTGCCAGTTTTGAACGAACTTTAATCGGAGGAAATTCTAAGTTCGATCAATATTATTTTGGTAGAGATCGAAGTCAATTATCTAAAAGCGCGGCGCGTGGATTAAGAATTTTTAGACGCAAAGGCAATTGTGCAAATTGTCATGAAATCTCTTGGAATAATGCCCGTTTTACCGATAATCGGTTTTATAATATTGGTGTTGGTTCAAAACAGTTAAAACCTTTTTTTGCGATGATGAAACAAGGGAAAATAGCCGATTCATTAACGTCGCTTCAAAGTTCAGAATTAGGTCGATTTAGCGTGACTAAAATAATCAGTGATATAGGAAAATTTAAAACCCCAACCTTACGCAATATTGCTTTAACAGCACCCTATATGCACGATGGCAGTATGAAAACGTTGATGGAAGTAATTGAATATTATGATAAAGGCGGTAATAAAAACCCTTTTCTTGATTCAGCTATTTTCCCTCTTAATTTTACAGTGCAAGAAAAACAAGATTTAGAAAATTTTTTACAAAACTTGACCTCACCTATCAAAGTGAAAGTAACTAAATCAAACTAA
- a CDS encoding FAD/NAD(P)-binding oxidoreductase encodes MSELHHSILIVGGGAAGVSVANNMRRQDKMIDIAIIEPSEKHYYQPGFTIIGGGAYTLKRATRNEADLISPSVKWIKDYAESFQPDDNSVTLRSGDKISYDYLVVCPGLQLDWDKIKGLKETLNKNGVCSNYSAETTEYTWECVKNIKSGVALFTQPPMPIKCAGAPQKIMYLATDRFIKKGIRDAIDVRFCNAGPGMFGVPFFAKALSKVVKNYGINCDFGHNLVAINGENKIATFETTDSKGNKTTVDKPFDMIHVTPPQSAPDFIKKSPLVAGGWVDVHKNTLQHTRYSNIFGLGDVTNTPNAKTAAAIRKQVPVVVDNILKLINNSAVVESYDGYGSCPLTTSLNTVILAEFSYGGKVTPSFPFLDPRKESWMWWFGKTMGFPWMYWQLMLKGSRFDIPNLEKYSAKLVKDDTES; translated from the coding sequence ATGTCAGAACTACACCATAGCATTTTAATCGTAGGCGGGGGCGCGGCTGGCGTATCCGTTGCCAATAATATGCGTCGTCAAGACAAAATGATTGATATTGCTATTATTGAACCCTCAGAAAAACATTATTATCAACCTGGTTTTACCATTATTGGGGGGGGAGCTTATACGTTAAAAAGAGCAACGCGAAATGAAGCCGATTTAATTAGTCCTTCTGTTAAGTGGATTAAGGACTATGCAGAAAGCTTTCAACCTGATGATAATAGCGTTACGCTGCGTTCGGGCGATAAAATTAGCTATGATTATTTAGTGGTTTGCCCGGGATTACAATTAGATTGGGATAAAATCAAAGGTCTAAAAGAAACCTTGAATAAAAATGGTGTTTGCAGTAATTATTCGGCGGAAACGACTGAATATACATGGGAGTGTGTTAAAAATATAAAATCTGGCGTGGCTTTATTTACCCAACCACCGATGCCGATTAAATGTGCAGGTGCGCCCCAAAAAATTATGTATTTAGCCACGGATCGTTTTATTAAAAAAGGCATTCGTGATGCGATTGATGTGCGGTTTTGTAATGCAGGCCCTGGGATGTTTGGCGTACCTTTCTTTGCAAAAGCACTTAGTAAAGTCGTGAAAAATTATGGAATCAATTGTGATTTTGGGCATAATTTAGTCGCGATTAACGGTGAAAATAAAATAGCAACTTTTGAAACGACGGATAGTAAAGGTAATAAAACTACCGTTGATAAGCCATTTGACATGATTCATGTTACTCCACCTCAAAGTGCGCCTGATTTTATTAAAAAGAGTCCTTTAGTTGCAGGGGGTTGGGTTGATGTGCATAAAAATACCTTACAGCATACGAGATATAGTAATATTTTTGGTTTAGGCGATGTTACCAATACGCCGAATGCTAAAACGGCGGCGGCTATCCGCAAACAAGTGCCTGTTGTTGTTGATAATATTTTAAAATTAATCAATAATTCGGCGGTTGTCGAAAGCTATGATGGCTATGGTTCTTGTCCTTTAACGACATCACTTAATACCGTGATATTGGCTGAATTTTCTTACGGCGGCAAAGTAACGCCCTCTTTTCCTTTTCTTGATCCCCGTAAAGAAAGTTGGATGTGGTGGTTTGGTAAAACCATGGGATTTCCATGGATGTATTGGCAGCTGATGTTAAAAGGTTCACGTTTTGATATTCCGAATTTAGAAAAATATAGTGCTAAATTAGTTAAAGACGATACCGAATCATAA